Proteins from a genomic interval of Niabella soli DSM 19437:
- a CDS encoding tetratricopeptide repeat protein: protein MTDKRSIGTVNEHNAGSDAMDNLKVFWLQYGKKVSLVLGAVVVVVAGYMLYKSFVQKPKIEEALDKGFKAEEYYRKDSFNLALNGDGVNPGFVAIANKYSGTPMGNLANFYAGVCYIKLNQNDKAVKHLNEFKSDSKQVQQRAYKLLGDAYGDLGNGAKALENYKKAATEFESDQMASADALFSAAYLAQHILNDKKQAIDLYTQLKQKYPRTQQGFDADKYLAQLGVYNVN, encoded by the coding sequence ATGACGGATAAGCGTAGCATAGGTACTGTAAATGAGCATAATGCAGGATCTGACGCAATGGACAACTTGAAAGTATTCTGGCTGCAATATGGAAAAAAAGTCAGCCTTGTTTTGGGAGCCGTGGTAGTAGTGGTTGCCGGCTATATGCTTTATAAATCATTTGTACAGAAGCCCAAGATCGAGGAAGCCCTGGATAAAGGATTTAAAGCTGAAGAATATTACAGGAAAGACTCTTTTAACCTGGCATTGAACGGTGATGGTGTAAATCCCGGGTTTGTTGCCATCGCTAATAAATACAGCGGTACCCCCATGGGCAACCTGGCAAATTTTTATGCAGGTGTTTGTTATATTAAGCTGAATCAGAATGATAAAGCCGTAAAACATCTTAACGAATTCAAGTCTGATTCCAAACAAGTACAACAGCGGGCTTACAAATTATTGGGCGATGCTTATGGCGACCTGGGCAATGGGGCCAAAGCGTTGGAAAATTATAAGAAAGCGGCCACCGAATTCGAATCAGATCAGATGGCATCGGCTGATGCACTGTTCAGTGCTGCTTACCTTGCGCAACATATATTGAATGACAAAAAGCAGGCGATAGACCTGTACACCCAGTTAAAACAAAAATACCCGCGTACCCAACAAGGTTTTGACGCCGATAAATACCTGGCGCAACTGGGGGTATATAATGTAAACTAA
- a CDS encoding (Fe-S)-binding protein: MNVQLFIPCFVDQLYPQTGFNMIKVLEKFGCTVSYNAEQTCCGQPAFNAGFWEESKAVCSKFLNDFSGADYVVAPSASCVGFVRNYYPKLFDNSSVHNEVKALGARIYEFSDFLINVLKIADTGATLRGNATYHDSCAALRECKIKSEPRTLLSHVRGLIVNEMNDVETCCGFGGTFAVKFPGISINMGEQKVENAIATGAEYLISTDLSCLMHLQGYIDNKKYAIKTMHLADVLASGW; this comes from the coding sequence ATGAACGTACAGCTATTTATACCCTGTTTTGTAGACCAGCTTTATCCGCAGACCGGCTTTAATATGATAAAAGTGCTGGAAAAGTTTGGATGCACCGTTTCTTATAACGCGGAGCAAACCTGTTGCGGGCAGCCGGCTTTTAATGCAGGCTTCTGGGAAGAATCAAAAGCCGTATGTTCAAAGTTTCTGAATGATTTCAGCGGAGCTGATTATGTGGTAGCGCCCAGTGCAAGCTGCGTAGGCTTTGTACGAAATTATTATCCCAAATTGTTCGACAATTCTTCTGTGCACAATGAAGTTAAAGCGCTCGGCGCCCGGATCTATGAGTTCTCAGATTTTCTTATCAATGTTTTAAAAATAGCCGATACCGGTGCTACATTAAGAGGCAATGCCACCTATCATGACAGTTGCGCTGCCCTGCGGGAATGTAAAATAAAATCGGAGCCCAGAACCTTGCTTTCCCATGTGCGCGGTCTGATAGTAAATGAAATGAACGATGTGGAAACCTGCTGTGGCTTTGGCGGCACTTTTGCCGTAAAATTTCCCGGCATCTCCATCAATATGGGTGAACAAAAAGTGGAGAATGCCATCGCCACTGGTGCCGAATATCTGATCAGCACCGACCTTTCCTGCCTGATGCATTTACAGGGCTATATCGACAATAAAAAATATGCTATAAAAACCATGCACCTCGCTGACGTACTGGCTAGTGGATGGTAA
- a CDS encoding HAD family hydrolase, whose protein sequence is MKYKHIIFDLDGTLIDTEATVLNSLKETLKETQNIDYTLEDLNFALGIPGATALQQLKIDNIEKVLSVWQQKFKIHFSKVQLFPGIKELLFAIKEKNIKTGVLTSKTRLEYIEDFIPFGLGDKIDISLSIDDYKVPKPSSTGMDLYLKQAGIKASEALYIGDTLYDYQCARDAGVDFGLAVWGCKKLEGINAKYFFLSPEDIDQLIKSKSELEEGLANNG, encoded by the coding sequence ATGAAATATAAGCACATTATTTTTGATCTGGATGGGACCTTAATTGATACGGAAGCAACGGTATTAAATTCTTTAAAAGAAACACTAAAAGAAACTCAAAACATAGATTATACATTAGAAGATTTAAATTTTGCACTGGGGATACCCGGAGCAACAGCGCTTCAACAACTTAAAATCGATAACATAGAAAAAGTCTTATCCGTTTGGCAACAAAAATTCAAAATTCATTTTTCAAAAGTTCAATTATTTCCAGGTATTAAAGAGCTGCTTTTTGCTATAAAAGAAAAAAATATAAAAACAGGCGTGCTAACCTCCAAAACCAGATTAGAGTATATAGAAGACTTTATTCCATTTGGCTTAGGGGATAAAATTGATATTTCCTTATCTATTGATGATTACAAAGTGCCCAAACCATCATCAACAGGAATGGATCTCTACTTAAAGCAGGCAGGCATTAAAGCCAGCGAGGCATTGTATATCGGCGACACCCTATATGATTATCAATGCGCCAGGGATGCCGGTGTCGATTTCGGTTTGGCAGTTTGGGGTTGTAAAAAATTGGAAGGCATAAATGCAAAATACTTTTTTCTATCCCCTGAAGATATAGATCAGCTTATAAAAAGCAAATCAGAACTGGAAGAAGGATTGGCAAACAATGGTTGA
- the ribH gene encoding 6,7-dimethyl-8-ribityllumazine synthase — protein MATQGNSSLYTIDAGILKTDACVVLVKTEWNAPIVDALEEGCKRVFEQYKVQYQTLIVPGAVELPFAIKRHWTRTHAQGGPDAFIALGCVIKGDTPHFDYVCDTVTQGVLQLNLSLPVPTIFGVLTVNTEVQARERIGGVHGHKGEEAAITAIKMINS, from the coding sequence ATGGCAACACAAGGAAACAGTTCTTTATACACTATTGATGCGGGCATTCTTAAAACGGATGCCTGTGTTGTTTTGGTGAAAACAGAATGGAACGCTCCAATAGTGGACGCGCTCGAAGAAGGTTGTAAACGTGTCTTTGAACAGTACAAAGTACAATATCAGACATTGATCGTTCCCGGGGCAGTGGAGCTGCCGTTTGCGATCAAGCGTCATTGGACACGCACGCATGCCCAGGGCGGACCAGATGCCTTTATAGCGTTGGGCTGTGTGATAAAGGGCGACACTCCACATTTTGATTATGTGTGCGATACAGTCACCCAGGGAGTATTACAGCTAAACCTGTCGCTGCCGGTGCCTACTATTTTTGGCGTACTCACGGTTAATACCGAAGTGCAGGCACGGGAACGTATCGGAGGGGTGCACGGGCACAAAGGGGAGGAGGCCGCCATTACGGCTATAAAGATGATCAATTCTTAA
- a CDS encoding Gfo/Idh/MocA family protein, which produces MKRRSFIKTTAAGSIAFLLPFPSWASGNANKLRVAQVGVGSMGANDLAAIAAHAAVEIVALCDVDKNNLSKASALHTGARTFSDYKEMFKTMGHEIDAVVVSTPDHIHAPVSLLAMEHNKHVYCQKPLTHYIAESRKMEAVATQKKLVTQMGIQVHSFYDYKLATLLIRKGIIGKVKKVIAWSPKVWGYDGAEPQGSDPVPASLDWDKWLGTAKKRPYKEGFYHPSNWRKCIDYGCGTLGDMGVHIFDTPYNALKLTVPLSVKNECRAPNSFGHPEKNHVTYVFPGTAYTADNLEWVWYDGKCAPEPQADLQLPGGATLPDQGAMFIGENGKRLLLPHFMQLPKLIVNDQYENIDVAKYDPDGAAGKPVTNYDAESLKHYHQFVDTCLGKAKCSAPFAYSAKLTEVILLGVIAARFPNETLHWDNKSARFKEAKANKFISG; this is translated from the coding sequence ATGAAAAGAAGAAGTTTTATAAAGACAACCGCTGCCGGATCCATAGCATTCCTGTTACCCTTCCCATCATGGGCATCGGGCAACGCCAATAAATTAAGAGTGGCCCAGGTAGGCGTGGGCAGCATGGGAGCTAACGACCTGGCAGCTATTGCCGCACACGCCGCTGTAGAGATTGTGGCGCTTTGCGATGTAGACAAAAATAATCTTAGCAAGGCCAGTGCACTGCATACCGGTGCACGCACCTTTTCAGATTACAAGGAAATGTTCAAAACGATGGGGCATGAAATTGATGCGGTAGTGGTGTCTACCCCCGATCATATACATGCGCCCGTGTCACTGCTGGCCATGGAGCACAACAAGCATGTATACTGCCAGAAGCCGCTCACCCATTACATTGCGGAATCAAGGAAAATGGAAGCAGTGGCTACACAAAAAAAATTAGTGACGCAAATGGGCATCCAGGTCCATTCATTTTACGATTATAAACTAGCCACCCTGCTCATCCGGAAGGGTATTATCGGGAAGGTAAAGAAAGTCATTGCCTGGTCGCCTAAAGTGTGGGGATATGATGGCGCAGAACCGCAGGGCAGCGATCCTGTGCCGGCATCGCTCGACTGGGACAAATGGTTGGGCACTGCTAAAAAAAGACCTTATAAAGAAGGATTCTATCACCCCAGCAACTGGAGAAAATGCATTGATTACGGCTGCGGTACGCTGGGGGATATGGGCGTTCATATTTTTGACACCCCTTACAATGCATTAAAATTAACGGTGCCGCTGAGCGTTAAGAATGAATGCCGCGCCCCCAACAGCTTTGGCCATCCTGAAAAAAATCATGTAACTTATGTGTTTCCGGGCACCGCTTACACCGCAGACAACCTCGAGTGGGTATGGTATGATGGTAAGTGCGCGCCGGAGCCCCAGGCCGACCTGCAGCTACCCGGTGGTGCAACGCTGCCGGATCAGGGGGCTATGTTCATTGGAGAAAATGGGAAACGTCTCCTATTGCCGCATTTTATGCAACTGCCCAAATTGATCGTTAATGATCAATACGAAAATATTGATGTTGCGAAATACGACCCCGATGGTGCCGCAGGAAAGCCCGTTACCAACTATGATGCGGAATCGCTCAAACATTATCACCAGTTTGTAGATACCTGCCTGGGAAAAGCAAAATGCAGTGCACCTTTTGCCTACTCCGCCAAACTTACCGAAGTAATTCTCCTGGGAGTGATTGCCGCGCGATTCCCCAATGAAACCCTGCACTGGGATAATAAAAGCGCGCGGTTTAAAGAAGCGAAAGCGAATAAGTTTATTTCAGGCTGA
- a CDS encoding DUF72 domain-containing protein, producing the protein MKFGKVDNPGAIDFSLPGDDPETAWVLGTNTKGPDFEVYVGCAKWNRTDLQGFYPKGTKDELQYYSRQFNCIELNATFYKMPDWKQVETWKHKTPEGFKFFPKLTNTISHYKRLIEVQSEVETFCNAISNFEDRLGMAFLQVHDNFTPKDLNRLETTLNHFPAGIPLAVEVRNEQWFANRQVNKRFTTLLEAHSFSNIIVDTAGRRDMLHMRLTSPVAFVRFVGANHPTDINRLNDWIGRIKKWRNEGLQKLYFFVHQNVELDSPLLAAHFIRSMNETFGLSLKIPDKAGEQGTLF; encoded by the coding sequence ATGAAATTCGGAAAAGTTGATAACCCCGGAGCCATTGATTTTTCTCTGCCTGGGGATGACCCGGAAACGGCATGGGTACTGGGTACTAACACAAAAGGACCGGATTTTGAAGTATATGTTGGCTGTGCCAAGTGGAACCGCACCGACCTGCAGGGCTTTTATCCGAAGGGAACCAAAGATGAGCTTCAGTATTATTCCAGGCAATTTAATTGCATTGAGCTGAATGCTACTTTTTATAAAATGCCCGACTGGAAACAGGTGGAGACCTGGAAGCATAAAACACCTGAAGGGTTTAAATTCTTCCCTAAGCTTACGAATACGATCAGCCATTATAAACGCCTGATTGAAGTGCAGTCCGAAGTGGAAACCTTTTGTAATGCCATCAGCAATTTTGAAGACCGGCTGGGGATGGCCTTTTTACAGGTGCACGATAATTTTACGCCCAAAGATCTTAACCGGTTGGAAACAACTTTGAATCATTTTCCTGCGGGCATTCCGCTGGCTGTTGAAGTACGCAACGAACAATGGTTTGCCAACAGGCAGGTAAATAAACGGTTCACAACATTATTGGAAGCCCATAGCTTCTCTAACATTATTGTAGATACCGCCGGGCGCCGGGATATGCTTCACATGCGGCTTACCAGCCCCGTGGCATTTGTCCGCTTTGTTGGAGCCAACCACCCTACCGATATAAACCGGTTGAACGACTGGATAGGACGTATTAAAAAATGGAGGAACGAAGGCCTGCAAAAATTGTATTTTTTTGTGCACCAGAATGTGGAACTGGATTCGCCCTTGCTTGCCGCGCATTTTATCCGTTCGATGAACGAAACTTTTGGTCTCTCATTAAAGATCCCCGATAAAGCGGGTGAACAGGGAACATTGTTTTAA
- a CDS encoding addiction module antidote protein, giving the protein METSKFDIADYLDSNETIAEYLNVLLEEGNESEIIAGIGHIAKAIGMTKIAEETGLSRPSLYKALSEGARPQFSTIMKILKAVGGQIRIAPISA; this is encoded by the coding sequence ATGGAAACCTCAAAATTTGATATTGCAGATTATTTAGATAGCAATGAGACGATTGCTGAATATCTTAATGTACTTTTAGAAGAAGGAAACGAGTCTGAAATAATTGCAGGAATCGGGCATATCGCAAAAGCGATAGGAATGACTAAAATTGCTGAAGAAACAGGGCTTAGCCGGCCAAGCTTATACAAAGCCTTATCTGAAGGTGCCAGGCCTCAGTTTTCAACAATAATGAAAATTTTGAAAGCCGTAGGCGGGCAAATCAGAATAGCTCCCATATCTGCTTAA
- the pdhA gene encoding pyruvate dehydrogenase (acetyl-transferring) E1 component subunit alpha produces the protein MATKFSKETYLYWYELMELIRTFELTAEEKYKMEGKIRGFFHAYVGQEAIAAGCMTATKPEDIFITAYRDHGLAISKGVSVDSCMAELYGKATGCAKGKGGSMHFFGKEQHFFGGHGIVGAQIGTGTGLAFAEQYKGTDNVVLCFFGDGAARQGILHESFNLAMLWKLPVIYICENNNYAMGTSVERTSNIHDIYKLGSAYDMPSEMVDGMNPEIVHDAVAKAVKRAREKGGPTLLEIKTYRYKGHSISDPQKYRTKEEVDEYKAKDPINQLKKYILDNKILTEAQVKEIDTRCEEVVAASVKFAEESPIPNDDEVLKDVYVDQNYPFIVD, from the coding sequence GTGGCAACAAAATTTTCAAAAGAAACCTACCTGTATTGGTATGAGCTGATGGAGCTGATTCGCACTTTTGAGCTTACAGCCGAGGAAAAGTATAAAATGGAAGGGAAGATCCGCGGTTTTTTCCACGCCTATGTAGGCCAGGAAGCCATCGCAGCAGGATGTATGACTGCTACTAAACCCGAAGATATTTTTATCACTGCTTATCGTGACCACGGTCTGGCGATTTCAAAAGGTGTTTCTGTAGACAGTTGTATGGCGGAATTGTACGGTAAAGCCACCGGCTGTGCGAAAGGAAAAGGAGGAAGCATGCACTTTTTCGGAAAAGAGCAGCATTTTTTTGGCGGTCATGGTATTGTAGGAGCGCAGATCGGAACCGGAACAGGCCTGGCTTTTGCCGAGCAGTACAAGGGAACCGATAACGTGGTGCTTTGTTTCTTTGGAGATGGTGCCGCCCGTCAGGGGATTTTACATGAATCCTTCAACCTGGCCATGCTGTGGAAGCTACCGGTAATTTATATCTGCGAGAATAACAACTATGCCATGGGTACTTCGGTAGAAAGAACCTCCAATATCCATGACATTTATAAATTAGGCTCCGCTTATGATATGCCCTCGGAAATGGTAGACGGAATGAATCCGGAAATCGTTCATGACGCCGTGGCCAAAGCGGTAAAAAGAGCACGCGAAAAAGGCGGTCCTACCTTATTAGAAATTAAAACTTACCGCTATAAAGGACACTCTATCAGTGATCCGCAGAAATATAGAACCAAGGAAGAAGTAGATGAGTATAAGGCGAAAGATCCTATCAATCAATTAAAAAAATATATCCTGGACAACAAAATTCTTACTGAAGCCCAGGTGAAAGAAATCGATACTCGTTGCGAGGAAGTGGTTGCGGCCTCAGTAAAATTTGCTGAAGAAAGCCCCATCCCGAACGATGATGAGGTATTAAAAGATGTATATGTGGATCAGAACTATCCATTTATCGTAGATTAA
- a CDS encoding TrpB-like pyridoxal phosphate-dependent enzyme, protein MEKKILLNEKDMPTQWYNIIADMPNKPLPPLHPQTKQPISGEDLAPLFPMELIQQEVSAERYIDIPEEVQEAYRIWRPTPLIRATELEKALQTDCKIYYKYEGTSPSGSHKPNTAIPQAYYNKKAGVKRIITETGAGQWGTALSFACSHFGIDCEVYMVRISYDQKPYRKILMNTFGAKVYASPSTNTQAGKNALEANPNTPGSLGLAISEAIEIAAGDADTKYSLGSVLNHVLLHQTIIGQEAKKQLEYTGDYPDVIIAPLGGGSNFAGLSFPFIKDKISGKQMRCVAVEPASCPKLTKGKFMYDFGDTQGYTPLLPMYTLGHTFTPAAIHAGGLRYHGASVLCSQLLKDGLIEANAIQQLECFEAGILFAKAEGIVPAPEANHGIAQVIREVNRAKEEGVKKTILFNLCGHGFVDMAAYQDYFAGKLVNHSFTDEELTGALKDIEALQPQ, encoded by the coding sequence ATGGAAAAGAAAATTCTTTTGAACGAGAAGGACATGCCTACTCAATGGTATAACATCATTGCCGACATGCCCAATAAGCCCCTGCCGCCGCTGCACCCCCAAACCAAACAACCCATCAGCGGTGAAGATCTGGCGCCTTTGTTTCCCATGGAGCTGATCCAGCAAGAGGTTTCTGCAGAACGATATATTGATATTCCCGAGGAGGTGCAGGAAGCCTATCGTATCTGGCGGCCGACGCCACTCATCAGGGCTACAGAACTGGAAAAAGCACTGCAAACAGATTGCAAAATTTATTACAAATATGAGGGCACCAGTCCCAGCGGTTCGCATAAACCCAATACGGCCATTCCCCAGGCTTATTATAATAAAAAGGCAGGTGTAAAACGGATCATCACTGAAACCGGAGCCGGACAATGGGGCACGGCGCTTAGTTTTGCCTGCAGCCATTTCGGTATCGATTGTGAAGTGTACATGGTGCGCATCAGCTATGATCAAAAACCGTATCGTAAAATACTGATGAATACTTTTGGGGCTAAAGTTTATGCCTCGCCCAGCACCAATACCCAGGCCGGGAAAAACGCCCTGGAGGCCAATCCCAATACACCCGGGAGCCTGGGACTTGCAATATCCGAAGCCATTGAAATAGCTGCAGGGGATGCCGATACCAAGTATTCATTAGGCTCTGTATTGAATCATGTGCTGTTACATCAAACCATCATCGGGCAGGAAGCAAAGAAACAATTGGAATATACCGGTGATTACCCGGATGTGATCATTGCGCCGTTAGGCGGCGGCTCCAACTTCGCCGGACTTTCTTTTCCGTTTATAAAAGATAAAATTTCAGGCAAGCAAATGCGTTGTGTTGCGGTAGAACCGGCGTCCTGTCCCAAATTGACCAAAGGAAAATTCATGTACGATTTTGGCGATACGCAGGGGTACACTCCCTTATTGCCGATGTATACATTGGGGCATACCTTCACACCCGCGGCCATACATGCAGGGGGATTGCGTTATCATGGCGCCAGCGTATTGTGCAGTCAACTGCTAAAAGACGGACTAATTGAAGCCAATGCCATCCAGCAACTGGAATGCTTTGAAGCCGGTATTTTGTTCGCCAAAGCTGAAGGCATTGTTCCGGCGCCGGAAGCGAATCATGGTATTGCCCAGGTAATACGCGAAGTGAACCGGGCTAAGGAAGAAGGTGTAAAAAAGACGATCCTGTTCAATTTATGTGGGCATGGCTTTGTGGATATGGCAGCCTACCAGGATTATTTCGCAGGCAAACTGGTGAATCATTCTTTTACTGATGAAGAATTAACCGGTGCCCTTAAAGATATTGAGGCGCTGCAGCCGCAGTAA
- the recF gene encoding DNA replication/repair protein RecF (All proteins in this family for which functions are known are DNA-binding proteins that assist the filamentation of RecA onto DNA for the initiation of recombination or recombinational repair.), with amino-acid sequence MIPSAFSIFRQENGQIRNEKSVITTSFDQQMLQLHSISLLQFKNYTNRSFDFPKKVVAICGNNGMGKTNILDAIHYLCFTKSYFSNTDTINVQQGARGFRIEGQFTLSGQEEKAVCILRETGKKEFLIDETPYDKFSQHIGRYPCVVIAPDDAVLITGGSEERRGFMDALLSQLDPEYLKQLISYNKIIQQRNSFLKTAAETGTLDEALLTVLDDQLTPPGTFIFSKRRDALMSFLPKVKRLYTEIAQQEEYLSLLYESRLLETEFGELLQASRQKDGILGRTTVGIHRDDINIQLGVQPFKNIASQGQRKSLLFALKITELELLASEKKFSPILLLDDVFEKLDEERISNLLAKVCVENDGQVFITDTNKERITRHMQALGIDFHLIEL; translated from the coding sequence ATGATCCCATCTGCTTTCTCCATATTCCGGCAGGAAAACGGGCAAATCAGAAATGAGAAATCAGTAATTACCACTAGTTTTGATCAACAGATGTTGCAATTGCATTCCATATCGCTTTTACAGTTTAAAAATTACACCAACCGGAGTTTCGACTTCCCGAAGAAGGTGGTGGCTATCTGTGGCAATAACGGGATGGGAAAAACCAATATACTGGACGCCATCCATTATTTGTGTTTTACCAAAAGTTATTTCAGTAATACCGATACCATCAATGTACAGCAGGGCGCCCGGGGCTTCCGTATTGAGGGGCAGTTTACCCTGAGTGGCCAGGAAGAAAAAGCCGTTTGCATTTTAAGGGAAACGGGTAAGAAAGAATTTTTAATTGATGAAACGCCTTATGATAAATTTTCCCAACATATTGGCCGCTATCCCTGTGTGGTAATTGCGCCGGATGACGCGGTTTTAATAACCGGCGGCAGCGAAGAACGGAGAGGCTTTATGGACGCCCTGCTCTCCCAGCTTGACCCGGAATATTTGAAACAACTGATCAGCTATAATAAAATTATCCAACAGCGGAATAGCTTTTTAAAAACGGCTGCTGAAACCGGAACTCTTGACGAAGCGCTTTTAACGGTATTGGATGACCAGCTTACGCCTCCCGGCACTTTTATTTTTTCAAAACGCCGCGACGCGCTAATGAGCTTTCTTCCAAAAGTAAAGCGCCTGTATACCGAAATTGCTCAACAGGAAGAATATCTTTCCCTGTTGTACGAAAGCCGGTTGCTGGAAACGGAATTTGGGGAGCTGTTGCAGGCATCCCGGCAGAAAGATGGCATACTGGGCCGCACCACGGTTGGCATACACCGGGATGATATCAATATTCAATTAGGCGTGCAACCCTTTAAAAATATAGCTTCACAGGGGCAGCGCAAGAGCCTGTTATTTGCTTTAAAAATAACCGAGCTAGAACTACTGGCATCCGAGAAAAAATTTTCGCCCATTCTTTTACTGGATGATGTTTTTGAAAAGCTGGATGAAGAGCGGATCAGTAATCTATTGGCAAAGGTCTGCGTTGAAAACGATGGCCAGGTTTTTATAACCGACACCAATAAGGAGCGCATTACCCGGCACATGCAGGCGCTGGGCATCGATTTCCATTTGATCGAATTGTAA
- a CDS encoding acyltransferase family protein, producing MNNPIVAKPGRFLALDIFRGMTICFMIIVNTGGPNPFPELRHAQWNGFTLTDLVFPSFLFAVGNAIAFSKSKWDQQSNKEVLTKIIKRTCLLFLIGYLMYWLPFVKIDAQNNIRPFPIGETRIFGVLQRIALCYGIGALIIRFASARTIIITSICLLLGYWFIMMAFGDYTVNGAAETKLDILLFTRDHLYIKDPARAFDPEGFLSTFPAIVNVLIGYLAGIHIRKNPKSYEMLARLAVAGFLLVALGYLWNLAFPVNKKLWTSSFVCLTTGLDCLIIATILYFIDFKEKRTGVFFFEVFGKNALFIYLFSEVVPILLSAWHVPDKRTFFKVLYDGSFGQLGTGHIPSLLWSVSFMLICWLVGYFLYRRKVFIRL from the coding sequence ATGAACAATCCGATTGTGGCTAAACCGGGCCGGTTCCTGGCCCTTGATATTTTCCGGGGAATGACCATCTGCTTTATGATCATTGTAAATACGGGCGGCCCCAACCCCTTCCCTGAATTAAGGCACGCACAATGGAACGGGTTTACTTTAACCGACCTGGTATTTCCCTCTTTTTTATTCGCGGTGGGTAATGCCATAGCTTTTTCAAAATCAAAATGGGATCAGCAATCCAATAAAGAAGTACTTACTAAAATAATTAAAAGGACCTGTCTGCTGTTTTTGATCGGCTACCTGATGTACTGGCTGCCTTTTGTAAAAATAGATGCGCAAAACAATATACGCCCCTTCCCCATCGGTGAAACCCGGATCTTTGGCGTATTACAACGCATTGCGCTTTGTTATGGGATTGGCGCACTGATCATTCGTTTCGCATCCGCGAGAACGATCATCATTACGAGTATTTGCCTGTTGCTGGGCTATTGGTTTATTATGATGGCTTTTGGCGACTACACCGTAAATGGCGCTGCCGAAACCAAACTGGATATACTATTATTTACCAGGGATCACTTATATATAAAAGATCCTGCGCGCGCTTTTGATCCGGAGGGATTTTTAAGCACCTTCCCTGCCATTGTAAATGTATTGATTGGGTACCTGGCGGGGATTCATATTCGCAAGAATCCGAAAAGCTATGAGATGCTGGCCCGGTTAGCAGTCGCCGGATTTTTATTAGTGGCGCTGGGTTATTTGTGGAACCTCGCTTTCCCGGTTAATAAAAAACTATGGACCAGCAGTTTTGTTTGTCTGACCACGGGACTCGATTGCCTGATTATTGCCACTATCCTGTATTTCATCGATTTTAAAGAAAAACGGACAGGCGTTTTCTTTTTCGAGGTATTCGGGAAAAATGCGCTATTCATTTACCTGTTCAGCGAAGTGGTACCGATATTGCTGTCTGCCTGGCATGTCCCGGACAAGCGCACTTTTTTTAAAGTACTGTACGACGGAAGCTTCGGCCAGTTAGGAACGGGACATATTCCCTCTTTATTGTGGTCCGTAAGTTTTATGTTGATATGCTGGCTGGTGGGGTATTTTCTTTATAGGAGGAAGGTATTTATTAGATTGTAG